The Nitrospirota bacterium genome window below encodes:
- a CDS encoding TonB-dependent receptor, giving the protein MPWLVRSCRAWWCLLPLFALCYPAHAAPEIEVASAEQTDVIETREVVVSATKTPMSVSHVTSAVEVIKGEELERKKIKTVIDALRLAEGLFATSSGGPGTEASVKMRGAAAKHTMVLIDGVIVNSPTTGVYDFANLTTENIDRIEILRGAQSMLYGSDAIGGVINIYTKRGTDKFTSSAFVEYGSFASIREGVQASGSKGIVDISASLSRWDTSSFSAINYRRGAYERDGFRNWQASGKLGISLPRDGRLEFNIRWYNSDLNFDGFADSGAPADVFGAKQTNRNLILSATYDQPITSWWNQKLTLAQANEQLTANSGTAGYNVNTGQNITASPTSCFPNFDTCFTPFSTNLDILNQRLEWQHNFQVRKEVLLTAGYQFRQEQGDASGFYGSASPNRLLTSNAGFAQAQVNLFDRVLFTGGVRQDSYNVFGDATTYRLTGGYLHKETGTKIRASYGTGFKAPTLNDLFFQGFGNPNLQAEKSKSADVGVDQSLFRDKLKLSVGYFWNHFDNLITFLSVPSPDCPSSSFGFCPTNIASAKTEGWEISFKYELIKGLDFRGQYTMTVTRAYGLPGRPENTRLPRWPYDQATLGMTYQPIDPVRINVDYRFVGARNNDAANTPSQRQGSFGVINVSGTYDVTNNWQVFGRVDNLLNEKYEEILYFGMPIRSVYGGVKLTY; this is encoded by the coding sequence ATGCCGTGGTTGGTTCGTTCTTGTCGTGCCTGGTGGTGTCTACTTCCTCTGTTTGCATTGTGCTATCCCGCCCATGCTGCCCCGGAGATCGAAGTGGCATCAGCTGAACAAACGGATGTCATCGAAACCCGCGAGGTTGTGGTCAGCGCGACCAAGACTCCGATGTCAGTCTCTCATGTGACCAGCGCGGTTGAGGTCATTAAGGGAGAAGAACTTGAACGAAAAAAAATCAAGACCGTTATCGATGCGTTGCGCCTTGCAGAGGGTCTGTTCGCCACATCAAGCGGCGGTCCTGGCACGGAAGCCTCTGTGAAAATGCGCGGAGCTGCTGCCAAACATACTATGGTGTTGATCGATGGTGTGATCGTGAACAGTCCGACGACCGGTGTCTATGACTTTGCGAATCTGACGACGGAGAATATCGATCGAATTGAAATCCTTCGCGGAGCCCAGAGTATGTTGTACGGGTCAGATGCGATCGGCGGAGTCATCAATATCTATACCAAGAGGGGAACTGACAAGTTCACATCAAGTGCCTTCGTTGAATATGGTTCATTTGCCTCCATCCGTGAAGGTGTCCAGGCGTCCGGTAGTAAAGGGATCGTTGACATTTCTGCCTCGCTCTCTCGCTGGGACACCAGCAGCTTTTCCGCGATCAATTATCGACGTGGAGCATATGAGCGAGACGGATTCCGTAACTGGCAAGCCTCAGGAAAGCTCGGCATTTCGTTGCCGAGGGATGGGCGCCTGGAGTTCAATATTCGCTGGTATAACTCTGATCTCAACTTCGACGGGTTTGCAGACAGTGGTGCGCCGGCAGACGTATTTGGAGCAAAACAGACGAATCGGAACCTGATTCTCAGTGCAACCTATGACCAGCCGATTACGTCGTGGTGGAACCAGAAGCTCACACTCGCACAGGCGAATGAACAATTAACCGCCAACAGTGGGACCGCCGGATACAATGTTAATACAGGGCAGAACATCACCGCCAGCCCCACGTCCTGTTTTCCTAATTTCGATACGTGCTTCACCCCATTTTCGACAAATCTAGACATCCTTAACCAGCGGCTGGAATGGCAGCACAATTTTCAAGTAAGGAAGGAGGTGCTTCTCACGGCTGGCTATCAATTTCGTCAAGAGCAAGGCGATGCCTCTGGATTTTATGGCTCTGCGTCACCCAATAGGCTGCTCACATCGAATGCTGGCTTCGCTCAAGCGCAAGTCAATCTGTTCGATCGCGTCTTGTTTACGGGAGGAGTTCGCCAGGATAGTTATAATGTTTTTGGAGATGCGACAACCTATCGCCTGACTGGCGGTTACTTGCACAAAGAAACTGGCACAAAGATTCGTGCGAGTTATGGGACTGGCTTCAAGGCACCCACGCTGAATGATCTCTTCTTCCAAGGGTTTGGGAATCCGAATCTCCAGGCGGAAAAGAGCAAGAGTGCTGATGTGGGAGTCGATCAGAGCCTGTTTCGGGACAAGCTGAAGCTGAGTGTCGGGTATTTCTGGAATCACTTTGATAATCTAATCACGTTTCTGTCGGTCCCTAGTCCCGATTGCCCATCATCTTCTTTCGGATTCTGTCCCACCAATATCGCATCGGCAAAGACGGAAGGATGGGAAATAAGTTTTAAGTATGAACTCATCAAGGGGCTTGATTTTCGTGGACAGTATACGATGACGGTGACAAGAGCGTATGGCCTGCCAGGCCGTCCAGAAAACACTAGGCTTCCGCGATGGCCCTATGATCAGGCGACCCTTGGCATGACCTACCAGCCGATCGATCCTGTCCGAATCAACGTGGATTATCGATTCGTGGGGGCACGCAACAACGATGCCGCTAACACGCCGAGTCAACGGCAAGGGTCCTTTGGAGTCATCAATGTTTCAGGGACCTATGATGTTACAAATAACTGGCAGGTCTTTGGGCGGGTCGACAACCTCTTGAACGAAAAGTATGAGGAAATCCTTTACTTTGGCATGCCCATCCGGTCGGTGTATGGCGGCGTGAAGCTTACCTACTAA